From a region of the Campylobacter showae genome:
- the lon gene encoding endopeptidase La, producing MQIYESKMFPAQLPVIVEDELFLYPFMITPLFLSDEENIEALNLALESQSPILVVPTKAQNEGAREFDSIYDAGVIGTVMRRVPLPDGRVKILFQGTSKGRIVSKISSKPLQAVVDVLHEKRPENTKSDALLTVLREKVRDLAALSHFFPPDLLKTIEESAEPSRVCDLILSSLRLKKKTAYEFFIEENLEQKLLKLIDYVIEEIEANKLQREIKNKVHSRIDKVNKEYFLKEQLKQIQQELGSDTSREEEIEEYRKKLEAKKKFMGEDAYKEIKKQIDKLSRMHPDSADANTTQSYLDWVVEVPFENLANKKLSVQEVAKQLNADHYGLERPKDRIEEYFALRELLQLRGFAGKVNNGAILCFAGPPGVGKTSLANSIAKALKRELVRVALGGLEDVNELRGHRRTYIGAMPGRIVQGLIEAKQMNPVVVLDEIDKVGRSFRGDPTAVLLEILDPEQNNKFRDYYLNFNIDLSKVVFVATANDVSAIPPALRDRMEFIELSSYTPQEKFEIAKKYLIPQELKKHGLKPSEVTLGKDVLSLIISDYTRESGVRNLRRRLADIFRKAAKRLLEGEAQKITVTTKNLNEFLEKKVFEIEHADKKPQIGQVNGLAWTSVGGDVLKIEAIRIQGKGGLQITGSLGDVMKESAYIAFSLVKVLIDAKKIKVPTKIIPSLPDDVKDGVKKEPSASEVYRRYDLHIHVPEGATPKDGPSAGITMVTAIASILTDTKVRSDVAMTGEITLSGRVLPIGGLKEKLIAAHKAGIKTALIPRKNYERDLGDIPQDVKNDMQIIPVDVIEDVLKNAFVTK from the coding sequence TTGCAAATTTACGAATCAAAAATGTTCCCTGCGCAGCTGCCCGTCATCGTAGAAGACGAGCTGTTTTTGTATCCTTTTATGATCACGCCGCTTTTTTTAAGCGACGAGGAAAATATCGAAGCACTAAATTTGGCTCTCGAGTCGCAGAGTCCCATCCTAGTCGTGCCGACGAAAGCGCAAAACGAAGGCGCGCGAGAATTTGACTCCATCTATGACGCCGGCGTCATCGGCACCGTGATGAGGCGAGTACCGCTACCGGACGGTAGAGTAAAAATTTTATTTCAAGGCACGAGCAAAGGCCGCATAGTCTCAAAAATATCCTCAAAGCCGCTGCAAGCGGTCGTGGACGTGTTGCACGAAAAAAGACCAGAAAATACCAAAAGCGACGCGCTACTAACCGTGCTTCGCGAAAAGGTGCGAGATCTGGCCGCGCTTAGCCACTTTTTCCCACCGGATCTTTTAAAAACGATAGAGGAGAGCGCCGAGCCCAGCCGTGTTTGCGATCTGATTTTAAGCTCGCTAAGGCTCAAGAAAAAAACGGCGTACGAGTTTTTCATCGAGGAAAATTTGGAGCAAAAGCTACTAAAACTTATCGACTACGTCATCGAGGAGATCGAGGCAAACAAGCTTCAGCGCGAAATAAAAAACAAAGTCCACTCAAGGATCGATAAGGTAAATAAGGAGTATTTTCTAAAAGAGCAGCTAAAGCAGATCCAGCAAGAGCTTGGCTCCGATACGAGCCGCGAAGAGGAGATCGAGGAGTACCGTAAGAAGCTGGAAGCTAAGAAAAAATTTATGGGCGAGGACGCGTATAAGGAGATAAAAAAGCAAATCGACAAACTATCGCGCATGCATCCAGACTCTGCCGACGCCAACACGACGCAAAGCTACCTCGACTGGGTTGTTGAGGTGCCGTTTGAAAACCTGGCAAACAAAAAGCTAAGCGTGCAAGAGGTCGCAAAGCAGCTAAACGCCGATCACTACGGGCTTGAAAGACCAAAAGATAGGATAGAGGAGTATTTTGCTCTGCGCGAGCTTTTACAGCTGCGAGGCTTCGCGGGCAAGGTAAATAACGGCGCAATCTTGTGCTTTGCGGGGCCTCCGGGCGTTGGTAAAACGAGTCTGGCAAACTCCATCGCAAAGGCGCTAAAACGCGAACTAGTGCGCGTGGCACTGGGCGGACTGGAGGACGTAAACGAGCTGCGCGGACACCGCCGCACCTACATCGGCGCGATGCCGGGTCGCATCGTGCAGGGACTGATAGAAGCAAAGCAGATGAATCCGGTCGTCGTACTAGACGAGATCGATAAGGTCGGCAGGAGCTTTCGCGGCGATCCGACGGCGGTGCTGCTAGAGATTTTAGATCCCGAGCAAAATAACAAATTTAGAGATTATTATTTAAATTTTAATATCGACCTGAGCAAGGTCGTTTTCGTCGCGACGGCAAACGACGTGAGCGCCATACCGCCGGCACTGCGCGATAGGATGGAGTTTATCGAGCTTAGCTCATACACCCCGCAGGAAAAATTTGAGATCGCTAAAAAATATCTAATCCCCCAAGAGCTCAAAAAACATGGGCTAAAGCCGAGCGAAGTGACTCTAGGTAAAGACGTGCTAAGCCTCATCATCTCGGACTACACGCGAGAAAGCGGAGTGCGAAATCTGCGCCGCCGCCTAGCGGATATCTTTAGAAAGGCAGCAAAAAGGCTACTTGAGGGCGAGGCGCAAAAGATAACCGTGACGACTAAAAATTTGAACGAGTTTTTAGAAAAAAAGGTCTTTGAGATTGAGCATGCGGACAAAAAGCCGCAGATCGGCCAGGTAAACGGGCTGGCGTGGACGAGCGTGGGCGGCGACGTGCTAAAGATCGAAGCCATCCGCATACAGGGCAAGGGCGGTCTGCAGATCACGGGTTCTTTGGGCGACGTGATGAAGGAGAGCGCATATATCGCATTTAGCCTCGTTAAAGTGCTGATCGACGCTAAAAAGATAAAAGTGCCTACTAAAATCATCCCGAGCCTGCCGGACGACGTCAAAGATGGCGTAAAAAAAGAGCCTAGCGCTAGCGAAGTGTATCGCCGTTATGACTTGCACATTCACGTGCCAGAGGGCGCCACGCCAAAAGACGGACCGAGTGCAGGTATCACGATGGTGACGGCGATCGCCTCGATCCTAACGGATACCAAAGTGCGAAGCGACGTGGCGATGACGGGCGAGATCACGCTCAGCGGCCGCGTGCTACCTATCGGCGGGCTAAAAGAAAAGCTCATCGCCGCGCATAAGGCCGGCATCAAAACCGCTCTGATACCGCGCAAAAACTATGAGCGCGATCTAGGCGACATACCGCAAGACGTCAAAAACGATATGCAAATCATCCCCGTGGACGTCATCGAAGACGTGCTAAAAAATGCGTTCGTCACAAAGTAA
- a CDS encoding outer membrane protein assembly factor BamD, which yields MKNLIKFLSAVFFVGLVGGCADKYTELYNLTPDQWYSEIIGDIKNRDLESADKHYTAMSSEHVASPLLEQMLLILAQAHANDEEYLMANFYLDEYLKRYGDSGPRSEFAQYLKIKANFDSFSQPNRNQKLMQDSIAEIEKFLYVYPNTQYRPLIETMLVKFKLAIYNLDVQIADLYERTGRDESAQIYKEKVQASPLNDANIVLPQLPWYRKMFE from the coding sequence ATGAAAAATTTGATCAAATTTTTATCTGCGGTGTTTTTTGTTGGTTTAGTCGGCGGTTGTGCCGACAAATACACCGAGCTTTATAATCTAACGCCGGATCAATGGTACTCCGAGATCATCGGCGATATCAAAAATCGCGACCTAGAAAGCGCCGACAAACACTACACGGCTATGTCTAGCGAGCACGTAGCTAGCCCGCTTTTGGAGCAAATGCTACTAATCCTAGCCCAAGCTCACGCTAACGACGAAGAGTATCTGATGGCGAATTTTTACCTCGATGAATACCTTAAAAGATACGGCGATAGCGGCCCTAGGAGCGAATTTGCGCAGTATTTGAAGATAAAAGCAAATTTTGATTCATTTTCACAACCGAATCGCAACCAAAAGCTAATGCAAGACAGTATCGCCGAGATAGAAAAATTTCTCTACGTCTACCCAAACACGCAGTATCGCCCGCTGATTGAAACTATGCTGGTTAAATTTAAACTCGCTATCTACAACCTAGACGTGCAGATAGCGGATTTATACGAGCGCACGGGCAGAGACGAGTCGGCGCAAATTTATAAAGAAAAAGTACAAGCCTCGCCTCTAAACGACGCAAATATCGTGCTTCCGCAGCTTCCTTGGTATAGAAAAATGTTTGAGTAG
- the fliW gene encoding flagellar assembly protein FliW: MIFQVKSPILGFEHIKSYELKELDQFFIKLQSMDDDTSFTAINPYALRNYEFEIPTYYQELMDINDQSELRIYNIMVVSTPIETSTVNFIAPIVCNMTNMTLSQIVLDAWAYPMYKQAEKISDFIQQ, translated from the coding sequence ATGATTTTTCAAGTCAAAAGTCCGATTTTAGGCTTTGAGCACATCAAAAGTTATGAGTTAAAAGAATTAGATCAGTTTTTCATAAAGCTTCAAAGCATGGACGACGATACATCTTTCACCGCGATAAATCCGTATGCTTTGAGAAATTACGAATTTGAGATACCAACGTACTATCAGGAGCTAATGGATATAAACGATCAAAGCGAGCTAAGGATTTACAACATCATGGTTGTAAGCACTCCGATCGAGACATCAACGGTAAATTTCATCGCTCCTATCGTTTGCAATATGACAAATATGACGCTCTCGCAAATAGTCCTTGATGCATGGGCATATCCGATGTATAAACAGGCTGAAAAAATTTCGGATTTTATACAACAATAA
- a CDS encoding prepilin-type N-terminal cleavage/methylation domain-containing protein produces MRRGFSLLELVVSIVVMGIVFLSIPTIIIQNAKNNTSAIIQQSVMDTKTRIALILKAPWGCVNDTSLIGKPTPIFNGNPADNFYTKNGILETDRRRFSPASGDSCLPPTATSQGEKSISSFNDKKGLEFKVNPESITYNRDNIVSATMRTEINTKDMTGTANNNIKVIEITTTAHASPDINITLRAYSSNIGDSPTIHTRSW; encoded by the coding sequence ATGAGGCGCGGGTTTTCTTTGCTTGAGCTTGTAGTTTCTATTGTAGTTATGGGAATAGTTTTTTTATCTATTCCCACAATAATAATACAAAATGCGAAAAACAATACATCAGCTATAATTCAACAAAGCGTAATGGACACTAAAACACGTATAGCTCTTATACTTAAAGCACCATGGGGTTGCGTAAACGACACCTCTCTTATAGGTAAACCTACTCCTATTTTTAATGGTAATCCTGCGGATAATTTCTATACAAAAAACGGGATTTTGGAAACCGATAGAAGGAGGTTTTCACCTGCATCGGGTGATAGCTGCCTACCTCCAACTGCAACTTCTCAAGGGGAAAAAAGCATAAGCTCATTTAATGATAAAAAAGGATTAGAATTTAAAGTTAATCCAGAATCTATAACTTACAACAGAGATAACATAGTAAGTGCAACAATGAGGACAGAAATTAACACAAAAGACATGACAGGAACAGCAAATAATAATATCAAAGTCATAGAAATAACAACAACCGCACACGCTAGTCCAGATATAAATATAACACTTAGAGCATATTCATCAAATATAGGCGATAGTCCTACTATACATACAAGATCATGGTAA
- a CDS encoding PulJ/GspJ family protein — translation MKKAFTLLELTVVLTITGILSVLSTDIILNVYKGYLQSRAINTLEAQTEIVLEQISKRLMFRIKESTIGRKPTGEFVSTSDTGLNQDYTILEWISYSYESFQDGGWSGFIDLQNANTTPPATPGGGGGKIETPGSNLTRANNTISDLTNKKATLNNSTVGIYFRGFGAKVNTSFGYDKTNAKSIGTVNTTTGSTTNLTMPTYKGTDISEYYYLLHTAYAIVPGDPSANGDSNLVLRYNYRPWLLGADNQYNGKNSNGSIIATNVTRFNFTEVNGMIVLKLCMRDAGRSLRNGEEETTVCKTKAIY, via the coding sequence ATGAAAAAAGCCTTTACACTTCTTGAACTAACAGTTGTTTTGACTATCACTGGAATTTTATCCGTTCTAAGCACAGATATAATACTAAATGTATATAAAGGCTATTTACAGAGCAGAGCAATAAACACTCTTGAGGCTCAAACAGAGATAGTATTAGAACAAATCTCTAAAAGACTTATGTTTCGCATAAAAGAATCGACAATCGGCAGAAAGCCCACAGGGGAATTTGTATCCACCTCTGATACAGGACTTAATCAAGACTACACTATATTAGAGTGGATAAGCTATAGTTATGAAAGTTTTCAAGATGGGGGATGGAGTGGCTTTATAGATCTTCAAAACGCAAATACTACTCCACCAGCTACACCAGGTGGTGGTGGTGGAAAGATAGAAACACCGGGTAGCAACCTAACCAGAGCAAACAATACAATATCAGATCTGACAAACAAAAAAGCCACACTTAATAACAGCACTGTCGGAATATACTTTAGGGGCTTTGGTGCAAAGGTAAATACATCATTTGGATATGACAAGACAAATGCAAAATCAATAGGGACAGTCAATACTACAACAGGTAGCACTACAAATTTGACTATGCCTACATATAAAGGAACCGATATATCAGAGTATTACTATCTACTCCATACAGCTTATGCTATTGTTCCCGGAGACCCTTCTGCCAATGGCGACTCTAATTTAGTATTGCGTTATAACTATCGTCCATGGTTATTAGGAGCCGACAATCAATATAATGGTAAAAATTCAAATGGTTCTATAATTGCCACAAATGTTACCAGATTTAATTTCACGGAAGTAAATGGTATGATAGTGCTTAAACTATGCATGAGAGATGCCGGCAGATCACTTCGTAATGGTGAAGAGGAAACTACCGTATGCAAAACAAAGGCTATATACTAA
- a CDS encoding type IV pilus modification PilV family protein, whose translation MQNKGYILMRRGFTMVMAIFFMVLVATLGTFALSLSSATAKHTTDIFLREQAELLAQGATEIAVQNLLGMTFSAANCPDSNGNRRIVDTNFTPDGGDTSLFTATVDVIKIFGDINGCGTAISTDASKGTVILDVTVTANQNITNTPIRFHRRTIQKL comes from the coding sequence ATGCAAAACAAAGGCTATATACTAATGAGACGCGGATTTACAATGGTCATGGCAATCTTTTTTATGGTTTTAGTAGCCACTCTTGGTACATTTGCGCTTAGTTTATCTTCCGCTACCGCAAAACACACTACCGACATATTTTTAAGAGAGCAAGCAGAGCTTTTGGCGCAAGGTGCTACAGAGATAGCGGTGCAAAATTTGCTAGGCATGACTTTTAGTGCAGCAAACTGCCCTGATTCCAATGGTAATAGAAGAATTGTAGATACAAATTTTACGCCAGATGGTGGCGACACATCTTTATTTACAGCTACTGTTGACGTAATTAAAATTTTTGGTGACATTAATGGTTGCGGTACCGCCATATCCACAGACGCATCCAAAGGCACAGTAATACTTGATGTTACGGTAACAGCAAATCAAAATATCACAAATACCCCTATTAGATTCCATAGGCGCACTATCCAAAAGCTCTAA
- the hpf gene encoding ribosome hibernation-promoting factor, HPF/YfiA family, producing the protein MNTSIVGKQFELTDSIKGYVENAFDALGKYNLDIISGRCVISADEKNGKKGFTVEFAINLARKDTIVICQKDKDLYAAVDLALERASKVLRREHDKNTTVKNKDDGKAVRAAIADEHINEGEVDEIIPMELELYKPLEIEEAMQKLKDSDAQFYVFNDMDAKMRVIYRRSDGKFGLY; encoded by the coding sequence ATGAACACAAGCATTGTAGGTAAACAATTTGAGCTAACAGACTCTATAAAAGGTTATGTAGAGAATGCATTTGATGCTCTTGGAAAATATAATCTAGACATCATTTCAGGGCGTTGCGTCATCTCGGCAGATGAAAAAAATGGTAAAAAGGGCTTTACGGTTGAATTTGCGATAAATTTAGCAAGAAAAGACACAATAGTAATATGTCAAAAAGACAAAGACCTTTACGCCGCAGTCGATCTAGCGCTCGAGCGCGCGTCAAAGGTGCTTCGCCGCGAGCACGACAAAAACACAACCGTCAAAAATAAAGACGACGGCAAAGCGGTTAGAGCTGCGATCGCCGACGAACATATAAACGAAGGCGAGGTAGATGAGATAATCCCTATGGAGCTTGAGCTATATAAACCTCTAGAGATCGAGGAGGCTATGCAAAAGCTAAAAGATAGCGATGCGCAGTTTTATGTATTTAACGATATGGACGCCAAAATGCGCGTGATCTACAGGCGCTCTGACGGCAAATTTGGACTTTATTAA
- a CDS encoding response regulator, whose translation MTIEEQKFIQKILAELAQKVAEKSAKAAKEGDFEQELKKATVQVKTSKEPDVEGFKRTLTELGAAGFLSQMNEQKIQEKLSIKKEELMEALGLNTDMKKSLRDELETVLDDLLTKYEKELRASLQSNSLLEKQQSLQNKNLSMLSTVLGIV comes from the coding sequence ATGACGATCGAAGAGCAAAAATTTATCCAAAAGATTTTGGCCGAACTTGCGCAAAAAGTTGCTGAAAAGAGTGCAAAAGCGGCAAAAGAGGGCGACTTTGAACAGGAGCTCAAAAAAGCTACCGTGCAGGTAAAAACCTCTAAAGAGCCTGATGTCGAGGGGTTTAAAAGAACACTTACCGAGCTTGGCGCGGCTGGATTTTTATCGCAGATGAACGAACAAAAAATCCAGGAAAAGCTAAGCATCAAAAAAGAGGAGCTGATGGAGGCTCTAGGGCTAAATACCGATATGAAAAAAAGCCTAAGAGATGAGCTTGAAACCGTACTTGATGATCTCTTAACTAAATACGAAAAAGAGCTACGAGCTAGTTTGCAAAGCAACTCCTTGCTAGAAAAACAGCAATCTTTGCAAAATAAAAATCTGTCGATGTTAAGTACGGTTTTGGGCATCGTGTAA
- the hemH gene encoding ferrochelatase → MRLILLLNMGGPNDLSEVGVFLKNMFNDPYILGIKSPLLRKFVAFMITKSRLKAAQNNYRQIGGKSPICELTARLCGKISHFLDDDTAVAFAMNYTPPFAKDVLAEFTEASEIVVFPLYPHHSFTTVTSSISDFEKARAELNLKAKVKIIEPFFEDERYNEVIADDIEKAARNLNSGEITLVFSAHSLPQKMIDAGDVYEEHVKRHVQILTEILEKRGVKFKQILLAYQSKLGPVKWLEPSLNQVLAELKDKKALVYPISFCIDNSETVFELSKEFRHIADELKFDFYDVVDCPNDNEKFAKFIADRAKE, encoded by the coding sequence ATGAGACTTATTTTGCTACTAAATATGGGCGGACCGAACGACCTTAGCGAGGTTGGAGTTTTTTTAAAAAATATGTTTAACGACCCGTATATCTTGGGGATAAAAAGCCCGCTTTTGCGCAAATTTGTAGCATTTATGATAACCAAGTCTCGCCTAAAAGCCGCGCAAAATAACTACCGTCAAATCGGCGGCAAATCGCCTATCTGCGAGCTTACGGCAAGACTGTGCGGTAAAATTTCGCATTTTTTAGACGATGATACGGCGGTAGCCTTTGCGATGAACTACACGCCGCCTTTTGCGAAAGATGTTTTGGCTGAGTTTACGGAGGCTTCGGAGATCGTCGTTTTTCCTCTCTATCCGCACCATTCGTTTACGACCGTAACGTCTAGTATAAGCGACTTTGAAAAGGCGCGAGCCGAGCTAAATTTAAAGGCGAAAGTAAAAATCATCGAGCCGTTTTTTGAGGATGAGAGATATAATGAGGTAATCGCGGACGACATCGAAAAAGCTGCGCGTAATCTAAACTCAGGCGAGATAACGCTGGTATTTTCGGCTCACTCTTTGCCGCAAAAGATGATCGATGCGGGCGACGTTTATGAGGAGCATGTCAAGCGTCACGTTCAAATTTTAACCGAAATTTTGGAAAAGCGAGGAGTTAAATTTAAGCAAATTTTGCTCGCATACCAGTCAAAGCTAGGCCCCGTAAAGTGGCTCGAACCATCGCTAAATCAGGTTTTAGCCGAGTTAAAAGACAAAAAAGCGCTCGTTTATCCGATATCGTTTTGTATCGATAACTCTGAAACCGTTTTTGAGCTGTCAAAGGAATTTCGCCATATCGCAGACGAGCTAAAATTTGATTTTTACGACGTTGTAGACTGTCCAAACGATAATGAAAAATTTGCTAAATTTATCGCAGATAGAGCTAAGGAATAA
- a CDS encoding Gfo/Idh/MocA family protein has protein sequence MKKRVAIIGFGNDAKHYYNELRRSEHFELAAIFDGVKNSEICGRIPFYDNINDLLDSVRIDALIVTDTHKYLNLIPKCLNFIKFIMLDPWLCKSGEIRELKYCFKSQNIGAYVAFIDRFNPVIASIKKELAKEKDIFSINIARGFSRGVNLQLEILQNIDVARFITGSEIIFSNKVSIQNDDKRSETDSLFQLKFKNQTLASIHNSKRFKAERFTIEFAANGGVYFGDMLGLKLNKYTLDGQQNLKVYGDVLPIKALLNEFYQACCGAKSDLSTLEDALKAQEICE, from the coding sequence ATGAAAAAAAGAGTTGCGATAATAGGATTTGGAAACGACGCGAAGCACTACTATAACGAGCTTCGTCGCTCCGAACACTTCGAGCTGGCGGCGATTTTTGACGGCGTTAAAAATAGCGAAATTTGCGGACGGATTCCTTTTTACGATAATATAAACGACCTTTTGGACTCCGTGCGCATCGACGCTCTTATCGTCACTGATACGCACAAATATCTAAATTTGATACCTAAATGCCTAAATTTTATAAAATTTATCATGCTTGATCCTTGGCTTTGCAAATCAGGCGAGATAAGGGAGCTAAAATACTGCTTTAAATCCCAAAATATAGGCGCTTATGTGGCTTTTATAGATAGATTTAATCCCGTTATCGCCTCTATAAAAAAAGAACTCGCCAAAGAAAAAGATATTTTTTCGATAAATATCGCTCGAGGGTTTAGTAGGGGCGTAAATTTGCAGCTTGAAATTTTACAAAACATCGATGTTGCAAGGTTCATAACGGGTAGCGAGATAATCTTTAGCAATAAAGTTTCAATCCAAAACGACGATAAAAGAAGCGAAACCGACTCGCTTTTCCAGCTTAAATTTAAAAACCAGACGCTAGCTAGTATCCACAACTCAAAGCGCTTTAAAGCAGAACGCTTTACGATCGAATTTGCCGCGAATGGGGGCGTGTATTTCGGTGATATGCTGGGCCTTAAGCTAAACAAATACACGCTTGACGGGCAGCAAAATTTAAAGGTTTACGGCGACGTTTTGCCGATTAAAGCGCTACTAAACGAGTTTTATCAGGCATGTTGCGGCGCAAAAAGCGATCTAAGCACGCTCGAAGACGCCCTAAAGGCTCAGGAGATTTGCGAATGA